In the genome of Drosophila yakuba strain Tai18E2 chromosome 3R, Prin_Dyak_Tai18E2_2.1, whole genome shotgun sequence, one region contains:
- the LOC6538215 gene encoding nucleosome assembly protein 1-like 1 isoform X2, which yields METVRNRNPPRVKYTAPPKPEASTFTENEKKTITDLKQLYLETINLDVALQRDIYNMEKMYEDKHNIIFDKRKKILDEFRKQNHGDTEFSQSVPNFWLKVLKASYTEFISKKDEKILECLCDIRSRLYNDPVVKFDIEFHFDPNDHFTNKVLTKTYFLNCLPDPEDPLAYDGAEIYKCEGCVINWKPSKDQAKNETHLEEPSFFDFFSPPLLPDDTEDANYCDVNAILQNDFELGFYLKERVIPKAVIFFTGEIADCQSSSGSETESEDTEDELDGEEESSYGNDK from the exons ATGGAAACTGTGCGTAACAGGAACCCCCCTCGGGTGAAGTACACCGCTCCACCAAAGCCGGAAGCATCGACT TTCACCGAGAATGAGAAGAAAACCATTACCGACCTGAAGCAGCTCTACTTGGAGACCATCAATCTGGACGTGGCTCTGCAACGCGACATTTACAACATGGAAAAGATGTACGAGGATAAGCACAATATCATTTTCGACAAACGCAAGAAGATCCTTGA TGAGTTTAGGAAGCAGAACCACGGTGACACGGAATTCAGTCAGAGCGTTCCCAACTTTTGGTTGAAGGTTCTCAAAGCATCGTACACCGAGTTTATTAGCAAGAAAGACGAGAAAATATTAGAG tgcttGTGCGACATCCGTTCGCGGCTCTACAACGATCCTGTGGTGAAGTTCGACATCGAGTTCCACTTCGATCCCAATGATCACTTCACCAACAAGGTGCTAACCAAGACATATTTCCTTAACTGCCTACCGGATCCGGAGGATCCGCTTGCCTACGATGGCGCCGAGATCTACAAGTGCGAGGGCTGCGTCATCAACTGGAAGCCGTCCAAAGACCAGGCGAAGAACG AAACTCATCTTGAAGAGCCGTCGTTCTTTGACTTTTTCTCGCCGCCGCTTCTGCCGGACGACACCGAGGATGCCAACTACTGTGATGTCAAT GCCATACTGCAAAACGACTTTGAGCTGGGCTTCTACCTGAAGGAGCGCGTGATACCCAAGGCGGTGATCTTCTTCACTGGCGAGATTGCAGATTGCCAGAGCTCCAGCGGCTCGGAGACCGAGTCGGAAGACACCGAGGACGAATTGGATGGCGAGGAGGAATCGTCGTATGGCAATGACAAGTAA
- the LOC6538215 gene encoding nucleosome assembly protein 1-like 1 isoform X1 encodes METVRNRNPPRVKYTAPPKPEASTTDLKFTENEKKTITDLKQLYLETINLDVALQRDIYNMEKMYEDKHNIIFDKRKKILDEFRKQNHGDTEFSQSVPNFWLKVLKASYTEFISKKDEKILECLCDIRSRLYNDPVVKFDIEFHFDPNDHFTNKVLTKTYFLNCLPDPEDPLAYDGAEIYKCEGCVINWKPSKDQAKNETHLEEPSFFDFFSPPLLPDDTEDANYCDVNAILQNDFELGFYLKERVIPKAVIFFTGEIADCQSSSGSETESEDTEDELDGEEESSYGNDK; translated from the exons ATGGAAACTGTGCGTAACAGGAACCCCCCTCGGGTGAAGTACACCGCTCCACCAAAGCCGGAAGCATCGACT ACGGATCTCAAGTTCACCGAGAATGAGAAGAAAACCATTACCGACCTGAAGCAGCTCTACTTGGAGACCATCAATCTGGACGTGGCTCTGCAACGCGACATTTACAACATGGAAAAGATGTACGAGGATAAGCACAATATCATTTTCGACAAACGCAAGAAGATCCTTGA TGAGTTTAGGAAGCAGAACCACGGTGACACGGAATTCAGTCAGAGCGTTCCCAACTTTTGGTTGAAGGTTCTCAAAGCATCGTACACCGAGTTTATTAGCAAGAAAGACGAGAAAATATTAGAG tgcttGTGCGACATCCGTTCGCGGCTCTACAACGATCCTGTGGTGAAGTTCGACATCGAGTTCCACTTCGATCCCAATGATCACTTCACCAACAAGGTGCTAACCAAGACATATTTCCTTAACTGCCTACCGGATCCGGAGGATCCGCTTGCCTACGATGGCGCCGAGATCTACAAGTGCGAGGGCTGCGTCATCAACTGGAAGCCGTCCAAAGACCAGGCGAAGAACG AAACTCATCTTGAAGAGCCGTCGTTCTTTGACTTTTTCTCGCCGCCGCTTCTGCCGGACGACACCGAGGATGCCAACTACTGTGATGTCAAT GCCATACTGCAAAACGACTTTGAGCTGGGCTTCTACCTGAAGGAGCGCGTGATACCCAAGGCGGTGATCTTCTTCACTGGCGAGATTGCAGATTGCCAGAGCTCCAGCGGCTCGGAGACCGAGTCGGAAGACACCGAGGACGAATTGGATGGCGAGGAGGAATCGTCGTATGGCAATGACAAGTAA